In the genome of Pangasianodon hypophthalmus isolate fPanHyp1 chromosome 23, fPanHyp1.pri, whole genome shotgun sequence, one region contains:
- the LOC113546297 gene encoding NLR family CARD domain-containing protein 3-like has protein sequence MDHSIPDQPDGSQQLKKSETWEKISDCAGPSSSSMNSDVFTEPPPKKIKNEVLSFHSDLQQTWDKTEQKIIIRDTGCKSITTGPHLQEKCKLNLIKKFQHVNEVIRNQGNPTLLNEIYTELYITEGDSGKVNNEHEVRQIEAATEETPVKCSDIFKPLSEEDKPIRSVLTKGVAGIGKTITVQKFILDWAEGKTNQDVHLIFPLPFRELSLIKDQKLSLMELLHFFLKEIKETHISSLEKVLFIFDGLDECRFPLDFQNTVRLCDVTESASVHLLLINLIKGNLLPSALIWITSRPAAADQIPSECVDRVTEVRGFNDPQKEEYFRKRISDQSLSNRIITHLKSLRSLYIMCHIPVFCWISATVLERMLGEAESGEIPKTLTQMYTHFLIIQTNIIKKKYTKSREADKEMVLKLGKLAFQQLMKGNLIFYEEDLMECGIDVIEALVYSGVCTQIFREEFGLHQSKVYCFVHLSIQEHLAALYVHLTSIVENEDFFKKPINLEIISQKIPISDVHKSAVDQALQSKNGHLDLFLRFLLGLSLESNHILLQSIVPQTGSSSHSTQETVHYIKKKIRENPSTEKSIILFHCLNELEDHSLVEEIQHYLQSGNLHQSKLSSSQWSAVVFMLLTSAQEQDEFVLNKYTNKNCSSEEVLLKLLPVVAASRKADLNNSDLKEKGCVALASVLSSESSSLRELDLSGNRFKDLGMKCLAPGVENPHCKLETLK, from the exons ATGGATCACTCTATTCCTGACCAACCTGATGGATCGCAACAATTAAAAAAGAg TGAAACCTGGGAAAAGATATCAGACTGTGCAGGACCCAGCAGTTCCTCCATGAACAGTGATGTGTTTACAGAACcaccaccaaaaaaaattaaaaatgaagtcCTCTCATTTCACAG TGACTTGCAACAAACATGGgacaaaacagaacagaagatTATAATCAGGGATACAGG GTGTAAATCTATAACTACTGGACCTCATCTTCAGGAGAAGTGCAAACTAAATCTGATAAAGAAGTTTCAGCATGTGAATGAGGTGATAAGAAACCAGGGGAACCCAACACTTCtcaatgagatctacacagagctctacatcacagaagGAGACAGTGGAAaagtcaataatgaacatgaggtgagacagatcgAGGCAGCAACAGAGGAAACACCAGTCAAATGCAGTGACATCTTTAAGCCCTTATCTGAAGAAGACAAACCCATCAGGAGTGTTCTGACAAAGGGAGTCGCTGGCATTGGAAAAACCATCACTGTGCAGAAATTCATTCTAGACTGGGCTGAAGGGAAAACAAATCAGGATGTTCATCTCATATTTCCACTTCCTTTCAGAGAGCTCAGTTTGATAAAGGATCAAAAACTGAGTCTGATGGAgcttcttcatttctttttaaaggagATAAAAGAAACACATATTTCCAGCTTGGAGAAGgttctgttcatttttgatGGATTGGACGAGTGTCGTTTCCCTCTGGATTTCCAGAACACagtgagattgtgtgatgtaACTGAATCAGCTTCAGTGCATTTGCTGCTGATAAACCTGATCAAAGGGAATCTGCTCCCCTCTGCTCTCATCTGGATCACCTCCCGACCAGCAGCAGCTGATCAAATCCCCTCTGAGTGTGTCGATCGAGTcacagaggtacgagggttcaATGACCCACAGAAGGAGGAATatttcaggaagaggatcagtgatcagagcctgagCAACAGAATCATCACACACCTGAAGTCAttaagaagcctctacatcatgtgccacatcccagtcttctgctggatttcagccactgttctagagagaatgttgggtgaagcagagagtggagagatccccaagactctgactcaaatgtacacacacttcctcatcaTTCAGACAAACATCATAAAGAAAAAGTACACAAAGAGCAGAGAGGCAGATAAAGAAATGGTTCTGAAACTGGGTAAACTGGCTTTTCAGCAGCTGATGAAAGgtaacctgatcttctatgaggaagacctgatggagtgtggcattgatgtgaTAGAAGCATTGGTGTATTcaggtgtgtgtacacagatcttcagagaggagtttggacttcaccagagtaaagtGTACTGCTTCGTTCATCTGAGCATTCAGGAGCACCTTGCAGCTCTGTATGTGCACCTGACTTCTATTGTCGAAAacgaagatttttttaaaaagcctatTAACTTGGAAATAATAAGTCAGAAAATTCCAATCTCAGATGTACACAAGAGTGCTGTAGATCAGGCTTTACAGAGTAAAAATGGACATCTGGATCTTTTCCTTCGCTttcttctgggtctctcactggagtccaatcacaTCCTCTTACAATCCATAGTGCcacaaacaggaagtagctCCCACAGCACACAGGAAACAGTTCATTACATCAAGAAGAAGATCAGAGAGAATCCCTCAACAGAGAAATCTATCATTCTGTTCCATtgtctgaatgaactggaaGATCATTCTCTAGTTGAGGAAATCCAACACTACCTGCAATCTGGAAATTTACATCAAAGCAAACTTTCTTCTTCTCAGTGGTCAGCTGTGGTGTTTATGTTACTGACATCAGCACAGGAACAGGATGAGTTTGTCCTTAATAAATACACCAACAAAAACTGTTCATCAGAGGAGGTTCTTCTGAAGCTCCTGCCTGTGGTTGCAGCATCCAGAAAAGCTGA CTTAAATAACTCTGACCTGAAAGAGAAAGGTTGTGTAGCTCTGGCCTCAGTGCTCAGCTCTGaatcctccagtctgagagaactggatctgtctgGGAATAGATTCAAAGACTTAGGAATGAAGTGTCTTGCTCCTGGAgtggagaatcctcactgtaaactggagacactgaagTGA